Part of the Candidatus Krumholzibacteriia bacterium genome, AGCGCGCGCCGCGTTCCAGGAGTTCGCCCGCCGCTCGGGAGCAGTCTTCGTCGATCCCACGGATCGCATCCAGGCCGCGTTCGAGCGGACCGGACGTCCCTTGCACGGATTCCACAACTCCGTCATCGGAGAGGGCCACCTCAATTCCCTGGGCCATCGCGTGGTCGGCGACGCCCTTGCCGACGAGCTCGCCGGAATCCTGACCAGCACCGAACAGCCCTCTTCGGAAGCGATGAAGCGTTGATCTTCTCGTCGATCGAGTTCTTCGTCTTCCTGGCGCTGGTCCTCTCGGCGCTCGCCATGCTCCCGCGTGAAGGCCGGAGGCGGGATCTGCTGCTGTTCGCCTCTTACGTCTTCTACGGTTGGTGGGACTGGCGTTTCTGCCTGCTGATCCTCGGCTCGACAGTGGTCGACTACCTCGTCGGCCGGGCGCTCGGACGCTCCCGAGAACCGAACCGGCGACGCCTCCTTCTCGGAACCAGCCTCCTCGCCAATCTCGGCGTCCTCGCTTTCTTCAAGTACGCCAACTTCTTCCTCGACAGCCTCCGCCCTCCATTCGAGGCGGCGGGAGTCGAATTCGGGTCGCTCCAGGTGATCCTGCCGGTCGGGATCTCGTTCTTCACCTTCCAGACCATGAGCTACACGATCGACGTCTACCGTGGTCGTCTGGCCGCGGCGTCGAGTTTCCGGGACTTCGCTCTCTTCGTCTCGTTCTTCCCACAATTGGTGGCCGGCCCGATCGTTCGGGGTTCTGATTTCCTCCCTCAGTTGGACCGCGAGCACCCCGCGCGGTGGTCGAACGTCGTCGAGGGAGCGGGCATCTTCTTCCTTGGCTTCGTGAAGAAGGTCTTGTTCGCCGACACCCTGGCCCTGTACGTCGACCCGGTGTTCGCAGACCCCTCGCGCTGGTCGGCGATGACCTGTTGGCTGGCCCTGATCGCGTACGCGGGGCAGATCTACTACGACTTCTCGGGCTACTCGCAGATGGCCATCGGCGTGGGACGCATGCTCGGCTTCGAACTGCCCAGGAACTTCGCCCATCCCTACCGCAGCACGAGCATCACGGAGTTCTGGAGGCGCTGGCACATCTCGCTGTCGGGGTGGCTCCGTGACTACCTGTACATCTCGCTCGGGGGCAACCGCCGTGGCGAGCTGCGCACCTACGTGAACCTGTCGATCACGATGCTCCTCGGTGGCCTGTGGCACGGTGCGAACTGGACCTTCGTCGTCTGGGGTGGACTCCACGGTGGCGCACTCGCGCTTCACAAGCTCTGGATGCGGTTCGTCACCCCGCATGTGCCGCCGCAATTGGCCCGCGGTCTGTGGCCCCTGTCATGGGTGACGACCTTCGTGTTCGTCCTGATCACCTGGGTATTCTTCCGCGCACCCGACTTCTCGGCGGCCTGGACCTACCTCGGGCAACTCGCCGGAGGTCCCGGGATCGAATGGTACCGGGTCGAGGCGTTGACGGTGATCGCGATCGGTGCGCTGATCCACGTCGCGGTGGTCCTGCGCGACGACCGTGACCTCGAGCTCGACCTGCGGCGCCCGGAATGGGCAGCCGTGGCGGTCGCCGGAGCGTTCCTGGTACTCTACTTCGCACCGTTCGGGGTGAACCCCTTCATCTACTTCCAGTTCTGACCACGGGAGGTCGGGAGAGGCGCGAACCCGGTTCCCCGCTGGCAATCCCCCTGGTAGGCTACTGGCAACCATGCCTCCCGCCGAACCCTTCCAGCCCCACGGCCCCTCGCACCTCTGGACCCTGGCCGTGATCGCCGCGGTCACCGTCGCGCTGCCACTGCTCGTGCGCCGGTTCGACCACTCGCGTCCCGTCGCCATCACTCTCGGCAGCATCCTCGTCGCCCAGCAGGCGGTCGAGACCTGGCTCCGCGTCGAGGCCGGCTGGACCTCGGCGATGTCGCTGCTGCCCTTCCACCTGTGCACGGTGACCATCTATCTCACCGCGTTCGTCCTGTTCACGCGCAACCAGCACGCCCACGAGGTCGCCTACTTCTGGGCGACGGGCGGGACCCTCCAGGCACTGGTCACGCCCGACGTCTACTTCGACTTCCCGCACCCGGCCTTCCTATCGTTCTTCGCCGGACACGGCACGGTGATCGTCGCCATCGCGTACGCGACCTTCGTCTTCGGCCTGCGTCCGCGATTGCGGTCGATCCCGCGGGCGATGGGCGTCACCGCTGCCTACGCCGCCGTGATGTTCCTGCTGAACCTCGCCCTCGACACCAACTTCCTCTACCTGATGGCCAAACCCGGGCAACCCTCGATCCTCGACTGGCTCGGCCCCTGGCCGTGGTACCTGTTCGGCCTGGCCGGCGTCGCGCTGGCGTCGATGGTGGTGTGGACCCTGCCCTTCGTGGTCGCCGACCGGTGGCCACGGGGCCAGCGCCGCTGACGCTCCGTTCCCCGTGAACCGCGTTCATTCCCTGCAGGCCGCGTTCATTCCCTACAGCCCGCGCTCGTTCCCTTCAGCCCGCGCTCGTTCCCTCCCCTGCCACGGCCACGGCAGCACGGCCGCGCCCGGAAACCTGTGATCCAGGGCCCCAGGGCTGCATCGAGAGTCGCCTCCCCCCTCCCCGACCCGCGCACTGCGTGCTAGCTTTCCGCCGGACGCCTGACGGACGCCTGACGGACGCTCGGCGTCTGCCGGCGCCCGCCCACTTCGGCGCGGCGACCGGCCCTCGACCCCGATCCAGGACGGTTCCCCCATGCACCGCTCGTTCGTCCTCGTTGCGTCGACCCTCGTCCTCACCCTGGCGATGACCCCCGTCTCCGCGACCGCCGAGACCGAGCCGCAGACCGAGACGGAGGCCGCCCAGGACTCCCTGGTCCTCGGACCCAACCTCATCGGCAACGGTGGCTTCGAGCAGGGCGGCGCCACGGCCGAGGAACCCTCCACCTGGCGCCGGACCCGGGCCGGCATCGCCCAGCGACACGTGACCTTCTCCTGGGACGACGAAGTCGCCCACTCCGGGGAGCGCTCGGTCTCGATCGCGATCGACGACGCCCACCCGAACGTCGAGGTCAACCACAACTGGAACCAGCACGTGACCGGCTTCGAGCCCGGCGCCCGCTACCTGGTGAGCGCGTGGGTGAAGGGCGAGAACCTGAAGGAGACCGCCTTCTTCGTCGTGCAGTGCTGGAACTACCAGATGTCCGAGGTCCTGCGCGTGGCTTCGAACCAGCAGGGCGACGAGGTCATCGGCACCACCGACTGGATCCGCATCGAGACCACGCTCGAGGTTCCGCAGAAGACCGGGCGCATGGTGGTGCTCGCGGGACTGGCCTCGCCGGAGAACCGCGGCGGCCGGGTGTGGTTCGACGACGTGGCGATCCAGCGGATCGGCGGCGAGGAGAGCGAGGAGAGCGACGAGTCCGGCGAGTCCGAGGCTTCGGAGTAGCCGGAACCGAGGCTCAGGAACCGAGGCCGAACCGCAGGCCCGCGCGGAACAGAGCACCCGAGAGATCGGGTTGGAGTTCGGCACTCTCGAGGTCGGCGAGGATCTCTTCGGCGGTCGCGGCGAGGCCATCGACGGGCACGCGGCGATGACCGACCTCGACGAAGGGCGCAGCCCGTTCCGTGATCCTGCGTTCGATGCGGAGCAGGAGCGAGGCCGTCAGACCCAGGTCGTCGAACGAGCGCTCGCGTGTCGATCCGTCGATGCGAAGCTCCAGGGATCCCCGGGGCACCAGCACGCCGACCTCGACACGCGGGGCGAACACGAAGCCGCCAGGGGTCCACGGCAGAGCCCGCCCGACGCTCCCGAACACGCTCCAGGTGGTCACGTCGGCGACGAAGCTCCCCGATCCCGAGGCACCGACGGCCCCCGTCCGGGATTCTCCCGACAGCACCTCGAAGCCACCACCGGCCCGCCACCCGGTCGACCACTCGACACCGACGTGCACCCCGAAGGCCGCGCCCCGATCGATCGGACCGTCGAATTCCGCGCGATAGGTGTCGTTCCCGAAGCGGTCGACGTCCAGGGCCGATCGCCGCGGTACGAGCGACTCGCTCTCGGCGATCAGGGCGTCGACTCCGTCCATGGCGTAGCGACCCACCCCGCCGCGGAGTTCGACGTGGACCGCGGGCGGCGGTCCCCCGTCCGCCCGGACCGGACCGACACCGATGACCG contains:
- a CDS encoding MBOAT family protein, producing MIFSSIEFFVFLALVLSALAMLPREGRRRDLLLFASYVFYGWWDWRFCLLILGSTVVDYLVGRALGRSREPNRRRLLLGTSLLANLGVLAFFKYANFFLDSLRPPFEAAGVEFGSLQVILPVGISFFTFQTMSYTIDVYRGRLAAASSFRDFALFVSFFPQLVAGPIVRGSDFLPQLDREHPARWSNVVEGAGIFFLGFVKKVLFADTLALYVDPVFADPSRWSAMTCWLALIAYAGQIYYDFSGYSQMAIGVGRMLGFELPRNFAHPYRSTSITEFWRRWHISLSGWLRDYLYISLGGNRRGELRTYVNLSITMLLGGLWHGANWTFVVWGGLHGGALALHKLWMRFVTPHVPPQLARGLWPLSWVTTFVFVLITWVFFRAPDFSAAWTYLGQLAGGPGIEWYRVEALTVIAIGALIHVAVVLRDDRDLELDLRRPEWAAVAVAGAFLVLYFAPFGVNPFIYFQF
- a CDS encoding TIGR02206 family membrane protein, whose amino-acid sequence is MPPAEPFQPHGPSHLWTLAVIAAVTVALPLLVRRFDHSRPVAITLGSILVAQQAVETWLRVEAGWTSAMSLLPFHLCTVTIYLTAFVLFTRNQHAHEVAYFWATGGTLQALVTPDVYFDFPHPAFLSFFAGHGTVIVAIAYATFVFGLRPRLRSIPRAMGVTAAYAAVMFLLNLALDTNFLYLMAKPGQPSILDWLGPWPWYLFGLAGVALASMVVWTLPFVVADRWPRGQRR